Proteins encoded by one window of Lathyrus oleraceus cultivar Zhongwan6 chromosome 1, CAAS_Psat_ZW6_1.0, whole genome shotgun sequence:
- the LOC127094780 gene encoding uncharacterized protein LOC127094780, with translation MEKKKATVPLVCHGHSRPVVDLFYSPVTPDGFFLISASKDASPMLRNGETGDWIGTFEGHKGAVWSCCLDANALRAATASADFSTKVWDALTGDELHSFEHKHIVRACAFSEDTHLLLTGGAEKILRIYDLNRPDAPPKEVDKSPGSVRSVAWLHSDQTILSSCTDMGGVRLWDVRTGNIVQTLDTKSPMTSAEVSQDGRYITTADGSTVKFWDANHYGLVKSYDMPCTVESASLEPKFGNKFVAGGEDLWVHVFDFHTGNEIACNKGHHGPVHCVRFSPGGESYASGSEDGTIRIWQTGPLTPGEPEGLSPNGSLEKEKANAEEDVSRRIEGFHIADEAKSKGKEEAGDEL, from the exons ATGGAAAAGAAGAAAGCGACGGTGCCTCTTGTTTGTCACGGTCACTCTCGTCCAGTTGTTGATCTCTTTTACAGTCCTGTTACTCCCGATGGTTTCTTTCTTATTAGTGCAAGCAAAG ATGCTAGCCCTATGCTGAGGAACGGAGAGACTGGAGATTGGATTGGAACATTTGAAGGGCACAAAGGTGCAGTTTGGAGTTGCTGTTTGGATGCTAATGCTTTGCGGGCTGCAACTGCTTCTGCTGATTTCTCAAC CAAAGTTTGGGACGCATTAACTGGAGATGAGTTACATTCTTTTGAGCATAAGCACATTGTTAGAGCATGTGCTTTTTCTGAG GATACTCACCTTTTGCTCACTGGAGGAGCCGAGAAAATTCTCCGAATTTATGATTTAAATCGACCTGATGCACCACCCAAAGAAGTGGATAAATCCCCTGGTTCAGTCAGGAGTGTTGCATGGCTTCATAGTGACCAGACAATTTTGAGTTCATGCACTGATATGGGAGGTGTCAG GCTGTGGGATGTAAGAACTGGTAATATAGTTCAAACACTTGACACCAAGTCACCTATGACTAGTGCTGAAGTGAGTCAGGATGGTCGTTATATTACAACAGCTGATGGTTCTACTGTCAAGTTTTGGGATGCAAATCA CTATGGATTGGTGAAGAGCTATGATATGCCGTGCACTGTGGAATCAGCTTCATTGGAGCCCAAGTTTGGGAACAAGTTTGTTGCTGGGGGAGAAGACTTGTGGGTTCATGTTTTTGATTTCCATACTGGCAATGAGATTG CATGCAACAAAGGCCATCATGGTCCTGTACACTGTGTCCGTTTCTCTCCTGGAGGAGAATCATATGCATCAGGATCGGAGGATGGAACCATCAGAATATGGCAAACAGGCCCATTGACTCCTGGTGAACCAGAGGGTTTATCACCAAATGGATCCCTAGAAAAGGAGAAGGCAAATGCAGAAGAGGATGTTTCACGCAGAATTGAGGGTTTTCATATTGCAGATGAGGCCAAGTCCAAGGGAAAGGAAGAGGCAGGGGATGAGTTATGA
- the LOC127090122 gene encoding uncharacterized protein LOC127090122, whose protein sequence is MAEGFQTTNNVMESNLTNMLLKDLNELLNLNGKKIKYYDLPSLPPNTIDKDAIPSIIQEELAVDIPNEDIEYVAKVNNDQMIVFKTIMNVIVQKHSGVFFVDGPRGIGKTFIYRTIMASLRSRREIVLATISSGIAATLLLGGRTAHSRFKIPIDIQPSFICVIQKEKDLANLIRVVAAII, encoded by the coding sequence ATGGCAGAGGGTTTTCAAACAACTAACAATGTTATGGAATCAAACTTGACTAATATGTTGTTGAAGGACTTGAATGAACTCTTAAACCTGAACggtaaaaaaattaaatattatgaTCTCCCATCTTTACCCCCTAATACAATAGACAAAGATGCAATTCCAAGTATCATACAAGAGGAGTTAGCGGTCGATATCCCCAATGAAGATATTGAATATGTTGCTAAGGTAAATAATGATCAAATGATTGTATTCAAAACCATTATGAATGTAATTGTTCAAAAACACAGTGGGGTATTTTTTGTTGATGGTCCAAGAGGAATAGGTAAAACATTCATTTATCGAACAATAATGGCAAGTTTAAGAAGTAGAAGAGAAATTGTCTTAGCAACTATATCATCTGGTATAGCTGCAACATTGTTACTCGGTGGTAGGACTGCACATTCTCGATTTAAGATACCTATTGATATACAACCGAGTTTCATTTGTGTTATTCAAAAGGAAAAAGATCTTGCAAATCTCATTAGAGTTGTTGCCGCAATAATTTGA
- the LOC127094862 gene encoding 3-ketoacyl-CoA synthase 11 has protein sequence MTESKAETPLLVPSSRILPDFKKSVKLKYVKLGYHYLITHGMYLFLSPLVVLIAAQLSTFSLKDIYDIWENLQYNLVSVIICSTLLVFLSTLYVMTRPRPVYLVDFSCYKPEESRKCTKRIFMDHSRASGFFTDENLDFQRKILERSGLGESTYLPEAVLSIPPNPSMKEARKEAEAVMFGAIDELISKTSVKPKDIGILIVNCSLFCPTPSLSAMIINHYKLRGNIKSYNLGGMGCSAGIVSIDLAEELLQVHPNSYALVVSMENITLNWYPGNDRSKLVSNCLFRMGGAAILLSNKSSDRRRSKYRLVHTVRTNKGADDKCFSCVTQEEDDNGKVGVTLSKDLMAVAGDALKTNITTLGPLVLPTSEQLLFFGTLVGKKLFKMKIKPYIPDFKLAFEHFCIHAGGRAVLDELEKNLKLSTWHMEPSRMTLYRFGNTSSSSLWYELAYTEAKGRIKKGDRTWQIAFGSGFKCNSAVWKALRTINPAKEKNPWIDEIHQFPVDVPRISAI, from the coding sequence ATGACAGAATCAAAAGCAGAAACACCTTTGCTGGTGCCATCGTCGCGGATCCTTCCTGACTTCAAAAAATCTGTGAAATTGAAGTATGTGAAGCTTGGGTATCATTACCTAATCACTCATGGAATGTACCTCTTTCTTTCGCCACTTGTGGTGTTAATTGCTGCTCAGCTCTCAACTTTCTCGCTCAAAGATATCTATGATATTTGGGAAAATCTGCAATACAATCTCGTGTCTGTCATTATTTGTTCAACACTGCTTGTATTTTTATCGACGCTATATGTTATGACTCGTCCTAGGCCGGTTTACCTTGTGGACTTCTCGTGTTACAAGCCGGAAGAGTCGCGTAAATGCACAAAAAGAATATTTATGGATCACTCGAGGGCGAGTGGTTTCTTCACAGACGAAAACCTTGACTTCCAGCGGAAGATTCTCGAGAGATCTGGACTTGGAGAGAGCACTTACCTTCCCGAAGCTGTTCTCAGCATTCCTCCTAACCCTTCGATGAAAGAAGCTAGGAAAGAAGCTGAGGCTGTTATGTTTGGTGCCATCGATGAGCTCATTTCCAAGACATCGGTTAAGCCGAAGGATATTGGAATTTTGATTGTCAATTGTAGTCTCTTTTGTCCAACTCCGTCGCTTTCTGCAATGATCATAAATCACTATAAGCTTAGAGGAAACATAAAGAGTTACAATCTTGGTGGGATGGGATGCAGTGCAGGGATTGTTTCAATTGATCTTGCGGAAGAACTTCTCCAAGTTCATCCCAACTCCTATGCATTGGTTGTTAGTATGGAGAACATCACGCTGAATTGGTATCCTGGGAATGATCGATCCAAGCTTGTTTCAAATTGTTTGTTCCGTATGGGAGGGGCTGCGATTTTACTTTCCAACAAGAGCTCTGATAGGAGAAGATCTAAATACCGATTGGTCCACACTGTTCGCACTAACAAGGGCGCTGATGACAAGTGCTTCAGCTGTGTTACGCAAGAAGAAGACGACAATGGCAAAGTTGGTGTAACTTTATCAAAAGATCTTATGGCAGTTGCAGGCGATGCTTTGAAAACAAACATCACTACCCTCGGACCTCTTGTCCTTCCAACATCCGAACAGTTGCTGTTCTTCGGCACCTTAGTTGGAAAGAAACTCTTCAAGATGAAGATCAAGCCTTATATTCCAGATTTCAAGCTAGCTTTCGAACATTTCTGCATTCATGCAGGTGGAAGAGCTGTTTTGGATGAGCTGGAGAAAAACTTGAAACTGTCTACATGGCATATGGAGCCGTCAAGAATGACACTCTATCGTTTTGGAAACACGTCGAGCAGTTCCCTTTGGTACGAATTGGCTTACACAGAAGCTAAGGGAAGGATAAAGAAAGGAGATAGGACATGGCAAATAGCATTTGGTTCTGGATTCAAGTGCAACAGTGCAGTATGGAAGGCTCTCAGGACAATCAATCCTGCAAAAGAGAAGAACCCTTGGATCGACGAAATCCACCAGTTTCCAGTTGATGTTCCAAGAATTTCTGCCATCTAA